The following are encoded together in the Strongyloides ratti genome assembly S_ratti_ED321, chromosome : 2 genome:
- a CDS encoding WD40/YVTN repeat-like-containing domain and WD40-repeat-containing domain-containing protein: MDRQKVDAESTDVLCRSTPFIEDSKSYKSSFPVHIAKWNPIHDSLVIASKKGDICLRRGGYKKSWKINVERIRGIYYEELGSLQKEYDHGTTLECMEWSPNGLYLAVSMANGYLHILDYETGQVRYSQKFNFTITKMKWQWYIEYDALKKFSQNFFESSQINVRFPNFYEEEESNRERFAGAMATKEFCTESVPKDLFGTILFVVTDQDLLIHALSCGIFPVAKFKAPFEKFGNFDWTSAVVNDINYDMSSRMLFVSYSGMAMAYPSYPTEVGVPEPNSLEQSMGTNTHVVEFKLDFGSINSIPSI; the protein is encoded by the exons atggaTCGACAGAAAGTTGATGCTGAATCTACTGATGTTTTATGTAGAAGTACACCTTTTATAGAAGATTCAAAATCATATAAATCTTCTTTTCCT gtTCATATAGCAAAATGGAATCCAATTCATGATAGTTTAGTTATAGCATCAAAAAAAGGAGATATATGTTTAAGAAGAGGAGGTTATAAAAAATCTTGGAAAATTAATGTTGAAAGGATACGTGGTATTTATTATGAAGAATTAGGTAGCTTACAAAAAGAATATGATCATGGAACAACACTAGAATGTATGGAATGGTCACCAAATGGTTTATATTTAGCTGTCTCTATGGCAAATGGTTATCTTCACATTCTTGATTATGAAACTGGACAAGTTAGATATtcacaaaaatttaattttacaataacaAAAATGAAATGGCAATGGTACATAGAATATGATgcactaaaaaaatttagtcaaaatttttttgaatcatCACAAATTAATGTTAGATTTCCAAATTTTTACGAGGAAGAAGAATCTAATAGAGAAAGGTTTGCTGGTGCTATGGCTACAAAAGAATTTTGTACAGAAAGTGTTCCAAAAGATTTATTTGGTACTATACTTTTTGTTGTAACTGATCAAGATTTATTAATACATGCTTTATCATGTGGAATTTTTCCAGTAGCTAAATTTAAAGCAccatttgaaaaatttggTAATTTTGATTGGACTAGTGCAGTagttaatgatataaattatgATATGTCTTCAAGAATGTTATTTGTTTCATATAGTGGAATGGCAATGGCATACCCTTCATATCCTACTGAGGTTGGTGTTCCAGAACCAAATTCTTTAGAACAGAGTATGGGTACTAATACACATGTAGTAGAATTTAAGTTAGATTTTGGTTCAATAAATTCaata cCATCTATATAA